ACAGTTTCTTgttgagaaaaggacgtgttcaaaatttcagaacaatatttcaaaaactgacaGAGAATTTCGCCTATAGTGCTGAATAATACAATTTTCGAGCTCTTCAAACGTTGCTGACTGATTAGCCCGGTGAAGATAACATACATACGTTAAATCACATGATCTGGGCGGCCAGTTGACTGGTGCTTTTCTCCAAATTAAATATTCGCCAAACTTAGCACGCAATGTGTCCAGGTATAGACGTGAAACATGACGTGGCGCAACGTCTTGTCGGTCATCATTGTGTTTTAACGCTCGCTattgattttaattatatttcctGAGTTTTATCGCATGAAATAAGGTCCCATGATGCCACTATACCACAATTGGTAACAAACGATACATTTTTAGTGATGGAATCGTGTTTCCTGAAGCACACGTTTGGCCGCCACAAGCTGTTAAAATCACGAATTGCCTATTGGTAGACACTGTTTATATACTTcaaagggtctccgacgtttcatTCTGAGTATTATAAACTGCGCGGCACACTTAATATATGTTCAAGAAATAACGGGTTTGTAATAGGGACATTACGAAAGTAGTTCGATAGGGACAGCAAGCGACGCCTTATATATTTCCGCTCTTTTggcatttctcttcagtaatgTTTGCCATATGACCATGGAAAAATATATGGTCCAACagcgagtcgaaattattaaaattttctactgaaattcggagtcagtagactcaactttaagagcgctgcgtccaatttatggtcgtcataatcgtcctgtcagatcagcaattgagcgtctagtggaaaaatttcaatccacaaaatgttcccgtgccagtgagataaAAAGTGCCTGTAGTGTCGAGattattgctgccgctagcgcatcaatgaGGAATACTCAAATcggtctctcacacgtcgttctcaagcattTTGAATCTCTGTGACGACGTTTGGCGAAGATCGTGGCCTACATCTTTACAAGATCTAATTCACGCAAGAACTAAAGcggcttgaccaccagaatcgtcgtatgttatTGAATTGGGCTGAGTAACAGCTTGAAAATggtccggattttcatcgaaaagtcATCTTCAGCGCCTCATGCTCATTTCtgactgaatggcttcgtcagtaagcaaaatatgcttattggtcaggcagtaaTTCACATGTACTCAATGAGTCAGCATTGTATCCAGAAAAAATTACCATTTAATGGGCCGACGgttgtatttttttcatgatgatcaagaccggcacgttactgtgaatgggaatcgctaccgcacAATgctaaccgaatatttttgggcCGAATTGCATGATGTGGACTTGGCCAATATATGGTCCCAATAGGACGGCggcacaagccacacagcgaatgtcacactcgatttattgaaaatcaagtttggtgaacgtgaaCCATCTCACGAAACTTTTTATGTAAAACtgattaaaagttatttaaagtCGATGCCGACAAAAATCTGACTTTTCacaagaaacacaaaattttcgtAATTCATCTCCTTTCTTGAAGGGGTAGAACATTTCAAAACTGGAATTCGTGCAGAAGAGTCATTGCCCCTAAGGAGGTTGGGACCTCACATGGTCCAATGACTCTGCGCAAGTGTCATCCGTTTCATAGTAACATATGGAGCGGTGGTTTAGTAGATGGGATTATCGAAAAAATGCCGCACTAAAAACTTGGAACAGGTGCAGTAGGTCCGGTTAACGGGGATTACAAAGGCAATAGAAACTACATCAACGCAATAGAATCTAAATCGAAGAAGCCTTTAGAGGTTAAGCTCGATATCCGTTATTATATTGAATACATATTCAAGTGAAGTATGATACAATGCTCATGGCCAGCAGATTCATTATGTCATTGGAGTCAGACTCAACGCCACTAAGGGCATCATATCATATACTCGACGTTGTTAATGAATTTCTGTAGGAGTCACTCAAGTAGTAATTTCAAAAGCAGCCGGatacattttggaaaaattatattaaaagtccgtacagccgccattttgtgtttgaaaattattttaaaagcttttaattgTGTGAATTATAAAGTTCcctaaatataatttcatttatttatttcttttttttcgttaaaacaGTTTATGCTTTTTTAGATGtttcattttacattttaaacttaataaatttaataaaaattcttttgcGAGGTAGAGATTAGAAATAAGCTAAAACATTTACCTAAAAGCCAAATTATTAAGCTTCTCTTACTTACTGGACACAACTATAGTTGTTCAACCTAGAAGTATGCAATGAATTcatttatcttttaattttggtagttttttcgcatttctaaACAAACTACAACTTATTACTATATTCTTGGTGGAAACAACATATGCGGTCATATTGTCGACAAAATAAAACGTGTGCGTACTCATTTAAAGACCgtccaatataaaaaaattgtttaaaatatcagAAATGGTTGTATTGTACCCAAAATGTCGTCAAGTAATAGAGCCGAACAAATTGTTCGCCTACAATAAATTCCTGAGGAGCCTTGTGGAAATATTCGAAATTCGACGGTTGACGCTGGCGCTCACTATACACAAGCCACCATTCCTGACGAAATCAACGAAGGAGCGCAGATGTGAAAGAGCTTATTCTGACTTTTCTTGTAGTGGTGAATGCTTTAAACTATGGCAAGCACAACTAAAAAATAGGGGTATTCAGACCAAAGCCTGTTAATTTGGTAATTCGTTAGTTGACACTTCGTTAAAAGGCTTAACTGTGAACATACTTTTTGTTCTACCTCTGTAGTATGATAAATTTTATTCCGAAACagctgattcaattttattaaagagtAAAATGCCACAACAAagtgcaaaatcaaaaattgtcagTCATTTTgactaatattttttcatttgtttgtatttactaaaaatatttcataaaaaccgatttcaaaacacaaaaaactctACATACTCCTAACAAAAacgtattttcaacaaaaagaaacgtaattataatatttaaatcaatatttagtTGGACCATCTTTGCTCTGCAGTTCAGCGTTTAATCTGTTTTTCAGGGGAAAAAACTAGTTTTTTTGTAGAATCTTTCGAAATAAGGATCCCATTCCTGGAGTAGTGCAATTTTAAGGTCCTGCTTacttttattgtcttttttcTGTTGCGGCGATCTAGTTCATCCCATAAAGCTCTATGAGGTTCATATCAGGACACTGTGGAGAGGAATTAAGTTGATGAGGCACGTTATATAGTAACAGTGCTTCTATGTTTTTGCGTCatacttttgttttttccaTCACAGCCAAACAAGTTGAGCTTGCTTTCATCGCTAAAGATGGCGTTGGCCCAAAAACATTCATCACCATCAATATATTTAGTAGCAAAatcaacacatttttgtttattttatgtaataataaacAGCTTCTTTCTGGGTGCACTGCTATGAAATCCACTATCTCTTAAACACTTCCGCACAGTTTCTGGATGCACTGAAGCAATATCTGAGTTCTccaattttttcgcaatttctATAGCCGATACTCGAGGATTTTCTTGAAAGAAGCTTTGtttgttcttcaggcggataattgctattcgaacttcttcatggtcgagctATGGAACATCTACTCAatagtcatcgattggggaatcgagttcgccTTCCCCAGGCGTTGCGCTctcactaccattcagcaggctggggaagtgttccctccataatttcagtatgctctgggcattggTGACTACATCACGtcgggggttctacaagagtatattCTGGTGttaaaaccttctgttagtcgccgcatttttttgtagaattttcgagcataacTCTAGTcgaccagcttgtcaagctcttaatactcacgcatttcggcctttctgtttttctgtctgcagatgcgtctcgcttccctcttcaactatcggtatctatcccatcccacacgTGTCGTGGTCgatgttttctctccactgcgacacagCACTCCTCGCTGGTTTGGCTGcgacaagatagtggtccgagtcgatgttaggacctagGAGCGTACACACATCTAAAacattggagacgtgtcttccgtctatcacaacaagatcgatctggttggtggtttttcgatccagagacagccaggtggcttaataagttttcttatgctggaatctagtactagagatagccatatttcgggccccggcggagtcgatcagcctcaacccgttTTGGGATGATTCCTCGTGgatgctgaatttaccgactgttgtgccaaatataccttcctTGGCCGCCCTGGCGTTAGAGTCGTCAAGCACgatttggtcacatcgtctttctcttccgtcgtatttttacgtggcgggacccaaacccagcgcataaccctgcggaggggatattttgccttctcactttagctcgccttcaaacggatgttctgtGGCTACCCAGTGGATACCTGGTCTAGGACCGTAAGTTACGAGCTGCTTGCGCCATATGTAAAAGAGCcgtttttggccactcccaagtgaatggcaatcaaagaactttcctcacttgcgtgaacttctacatatgactccaacCTCCTTActgcaaaaaaaattcgagttcgtagatgagcgtaatcagactactgccacgcccacaaatcgccattaaccgaaaacatataaaaagccATAACTAACcaccaaattaagatataaaactgtaatttggcacaaaggatcacagtTTTTTtgacaacaaccaaatttactgagtacaaatcttttaagaatttctaccgacagtgtaaaagtggatgaaatcggaggataaccctgCTCACTCCTCATatttaaaaatgggttgaatcggaccaatatttCTATCAACCTCCATAGACTTAATATAcagaaagattttcgaacttccgggtgactttgtaccgcatatatggccaatatgtgagttatcccaatgaaaataagaaagcgtgttttattcataatagtgtatatttgtgcctaaaataaataaatttgagcgaaatttTGGACTATCccctatataattaatatcaagtttttcGAACATATGGCGGACTTTACGCTATataattggttttacaccttaaagcaattgcacttcagaaaaaaaattgcaaaaccaCTATTACCCGAAAAGAAGCtaatattatttatgatttaagCTTTTCAAAACTCTACAAGCTTTAAATCGATTGTACTGTAACGCTTTTTATTTTCGTGGCCGCATACGTATTTGTATGCCATTTCCACTTTTCATCACCAACTCTGCCAAATGATTAGGCACGAAATCCTTCACTGGTAACAGCTCGTAACTCCGCAAAAGCGACGATAACGCAAGCTTTAACTCCAGCATAGCGAACTTTTGACCTAAAAGCGAGtagaaaatggaatttaatgAGTTATTGCAGAACtgaagatttaataaaatattttaacttcatTTACCAATGCAATTCCTTGGTCCTGCACTAAATGCTACGAAAGCGAATGGATGCAACTCTTTGTCGTTGGCCAAAAATCGTTCCGGGTTGAATTTTTCGGGTTCTGGATAACTATTTTCATCACGATGTACCATATAGGCCAATACGCTGACAGCGACTCCCTTTGGCACTGTTATGTTACCGATTTGTAAGTCTTCTTGCGTTTTTCGCGAGTAGGATGGTACTGAAGGATAAATGCGTAGCGTTTCTTTTATCACCGCCTCCAAGTAATGCATGGTTTCCTTTTCACGTCCCTGCATTGCTACGGCCTCCTCGTAAGCGCGGTGCTGTATGTCCTCATGTTGGGAGAGCAGATAAATGCAAAAGCCCATGGCAGAGCTTGTGGTGTCATGACCCTCAAACAAGAAAGTATCGACTTCTTCGCGTATTTCAAGATCCGTTAGACCGCCACCTTCTAGCTGCGATATCAGCAGCATATCGAGGAAGGCAAGACGCCGTTTACCGCCGACATCATCGGATTTCTCAGCGTCTGCCATATTATGTATGTTGGTGTCCTGCAGCATTTGACGACGCAACTTGATCATTCGATTGGTTTCGCCATGCAGTACCTTCAGCGCTTCGATGCTCTCTTTGTACGCATCGGTGAAGCGATAGATCAAATCAAAGCGATGCCAAAATGAGAAGAGCCGCTTGTGCAAGACGCGACAGATGCTGGAATGGGAATGTAGGAGTAAAATAAGCCATTTCAAGAGAGATTGAGTTTCGAGAATTCTTCACCTCATACGTCTGCACAGCCTTCACGTATTCCGATTCGCTCTGCATCTGCGCATTCTTCTTTATGCCCATCGCCGTCTCTGAAATAGCATCCAAAGCGAATAACgttatatatggatatatgtcGAACTGCTCGCCGTTTGCTTTCTCGCGCAATTTGCTGATGAGAATTTGACAGTTATCCTCCATGGGTTCCTTGAATTCGCCCAGTATGCGAAAATGAAAAGCGGGTGTGAGTAATTTTCGGCGACGTTGCCAGGCTTCGTTGGCACTGGTTAGGAGTCCTTTGCCAAGCCATATTTCGGCGATTTCGTAACTCTTGGACTTTTTCAACAGTTTGTTATTACTTAGTATTTGCCTGACGTCCTCTGGATCGGAAAAGAAGACTATGAGATCCTTACCGAACCATATGCGAAAAACAGGACCATGTATCTTGTAAAGCGAATTCAACCATTCCAGCATTCCTGAAATCAGAATATCATGTTATCAACTAATTTAaacttatatatttaagtatttattttttgatttattttttaatattaatgtcCGTTACATAAAATTGGTTCCTAAATTAACAAGAAAAGCACTTCTGTTACACATAATAATATTGAATTCTGGATTGGAATATACTTTATATCCCTTTCTGGGAGGAATTAAATCAAGACGTCTGCAGGTACTATTTATCACCTTCAGTGTCCACATAAATTATTCCATCCAAACTATATAAACATTGAAGTTTATCTGTTTGAAATTTCCTGTGCAATCAATAGATCTTCTACGGAATCAACTGCGTTATATACAAGACgattaattataccctgaacagggtatattaagtttgtcacgaagttagtaacacccagaaggcagcgtcggagaccctataaagtatatatataaatgatcagtatcaGTGGCGAACGCAGGAAATTTGGGGGAGGATTTTAGGTaaaagacaatgtttcattatttcattcacaaattgaagtctaatcttcttttattttgggccataacatttaaaatctcttcctccgTCACGTCTATATCTGTATGGATATTCTAGAGGGCCATTCCGTTCAGGcgtgcttctccagttttatttcttaaatgtgttttaagcctgcgaagtgaggaaaacgagcgttcacttgaagcgtGACATATaggattgttgctccaatctttaaaaacgatgcactaaaaaaagttttggatctctttgtaatctataatctgaagaaaagatttttaaccttttccacattctaaattcagcaaataaaaaaacaattaatagagtaaagttgtgtatctaattcagaccagttttttttctggttgttttttattaaaaatatagacatttttagTTAAGACTTACAgaactaatttttcaaaagaagtccattttcgactcacattccccttaaatctaaaaaaaaatccagatcaaactcattactttgaagcaaatatGTTGAGCTGATCgatatgttgagctgagtcgatttcacaaaatttagaaaaaaagtatcaaaaagatacaattgtatcaaaacgACAACGCTGTTAGCgactaatgtattcatttattttacatattcatacatcgtcggcaagaaagattgctttgaaacaacaaattacaatttttcaaatgactatgtagaattaaattctattatttaaaaatttaattactttttttggtGGTGTTGGGTGTTGAACCCCCTCCCCCTGCGTTCGCccatgatcagtatgtcgagctgagtcgatttagccatgtccgtctgtctgtatatatacgaactagtccctcagtttttaagatatcgttttgaaattttgcaaacgtcattttctcttaatttttcggaacggccgatatcggaccactataacatatagctgccatataaactgaacgatcggaatcaagttcttgtatggaaaactttcacatttgacaagatatatttacgaaatttggtatgagttattgtttgtaaaaataatataatatctgaagaaattgttcagatcggcttactatagcatatagctgccatacaaactgattgatcggaaacaaatgctggtatggaaaacttttgcacttgacaagatatatttacgaaatttggtataaattattttctaaggcaccaatgtaatctgtgaagggtatattagcttcggtgaagccgaagttaacgttttttcttgtttttatgttaataatgGAACTCTGACATTTAATTCGGTTTAAACTGGAGTAATacatattaaactaaattaaaaatccAGACCggctttttttgtttctatacATAGCTTTTAGAAACTGTTTAGTAGACCTTGATTTTCCAAAATCTTGATTTCATTGCCGATTGCGCAAAGGCATAAtgagaaaatttgaaatcattCACTGAAATTTAAACATGGGGCATTAAGGgctttacgggtttcaaaaaattgaactttttttattgtcttattaaattctacaacacctctagaatattatcCTAAGTTTTCTAATTGATCCAAGTAataatttcggagatacagccttgagagctTGTTCGCTCGAGGGTCCGTCTTTAAACgggtttttctcgaaactgtgtttttgaagtcagttAGCAagtcgagaactactcaaccgatcttcatgaaatttttgtaaaaatgtctgccaaaaatacaattttcagtttttattctTCGTCCAAGTTGTAAATTAAGGTTTTGACGTATTtcttcactttagatgatcctgttaGGAGTTATGCTGCCAaagcgggcgcatcttttttccgaggccgaatttaaaatattttggtccaaaattttcagaaaatcagGTTGCTTTTCGCCCCAAATAAGGCAATTtagcttgtttacatacatcgGATGGAAcatggaactttttaagagaccatagagcgaagcgatgtcactaaggaaggtcgagcggcttcagttcttgcacaagcagtattttgtacgctttcaatttaatttcaatttaagaacTCGACTTAAAATGcatcaagtcgttccatacgtccgAGCCCGTCAGTCAGAAATTCTGCGATCGGCGCCGAATCGACCTCCGTGACGGTCGacgtgtacactttcagcttcggctgctatattttcttcactgtgtggTGGACGTgctctattcggtcgaatattattcaataatgaatgttgggtctcaagataggtgatggtgttgcgaatagttcgctcagtaggccgattatgttgaaaataagtCGAGCGAAGTATCCGAAACATACAGAAcctgaattttcgtaataaagtttaaCTATTAGTAAAGGTTGTTCAGGCGTACGACTTTCCgaaacgaaacaaaaacaagaaaaaacgttaacttcggctgcaccgaagctaatatacccttcacaggtgcatttcttttagtaactatgtgttcagtttatatggcagctatatgctatagtaaaccgatctgaattttttcggagattatattattaccttaagcagtaatccatgtcaaatttcgcgaagataccacgtcaaatgcgaaagttttccatacaagcccttgattccgatcgttcggtttgtatggcagctatatgctatagttaaccgatctgaagcgctattaaaaaaaa
The DNA window shown above is from Bactrocera tryoni isolate S06 chromosome 4, CSIRO_BtryS06_freeze2, whole genome shotgun sequence and carries:
- the LOC120775988 gene encoding probable cytochrome P450 4s3 isoform X2: MLEWLNSLYKIHGPVFRIWFGKDLIVFFSDPEDVRQILSNNKLLKKSKSYEIAEIWLGKGLLTSANEAWQRRRKLLTPAFHFRILGEFKEPMEDNCQILISKLREKANGEQFDIYPYITLFALDAISETAMGIKKNAQMQSESEYVKAVQTICRVLHKRLFSFWHRFDLIYRFTDAYKESIEALKVLHGETNRMIKLRRQMLQDTNIHNMADAEKSDDVGGKRRLAFLDMLLISQLEGGGLTDLEIREEVDTFLFEGHDTTSSAMGFCIYLLSQHEDIQHRAYEEAVAMQGREKETMHYLEAVIKETLRIYPSVPSYSRKTQEDLQIGNITVPKGVAVSVLAYMVHRDENSYPEPEKFNPERFLANDKELHPFAFVAFSAGPRNCIGQKFAMLELKLALSSLLRSYELLPVKDFVPNHLAELVMKSGNGIQIRMRPRK
- the LOC120775988 gene encoding probable cytochrome P450 4s3 isoform X1 — encoded protein: MNALALIAFALWALFMRYLPHIVEFLRIRRFASTIPEPSIGELIENAKKGRMLEWLNSLYKIHGPVFRIWFGKDLIVFFSDPEDVRQILSNNKLLKKSKSYEIAEIWLGKGLLTSANEAWQRRRKLLTPAFHFRILGEFKEPMEDNCQILISKLREKANGEQFDIYPYITLFALDAISETAMGIKKNAQMQSESEYVKAVQTICRVLHKRLFSFWHRFDLIYRFTDAYKESIEALKVLHGETNRMIKLRRQMLQDTNIHNMADAEKSDDVGGKRRLAFLDMLLISQLEGGGLTDLEIREEVDTFLFEGHDTTSSAMGFCIYLLSQHEDIQHRAYEEAVAMQGREKETMHYLEAVIKETLRIYPSVPSYSRKTQEDLQIGNITVPKGVAVSVLAYMVHRDENSYPEPEKFNPERFLANDKELHPFAFVAFSAGPRNCIGQKFAMLELKLALSSLLRSYELLPVKDFVPNHLAELVMKSGNGIQIRMRPRK